The proteins below are encoded in one region of Mycobacterium pseudokansasii:
- a CDS encoding helix-turn-helix domain-containing protein produces MPTDTFLRTGEVASRLGVSRQHVVDLCNQGKLPHIMVGAHRRIPEQAVMSKFVNTRDPRSDGKQQSLWLHAALIPKLVHTPDAVLGIARRNLDKQRERGSARSTAYIREWESILDAGVGRVIEAFLDPSDHGATLRSCTPFTGVLSQDEVRTIKKAYRELRDSAQVV; encoded by the coding sequence ATGCCCACCGACACTTTCCTGCGCACTGGCGAGGTCGCCAGCCGACTTGGCGTGTCCCGGCAGCACGTTGTCGACCTTTGCAACCAGGGCAAGCTGCCGCACATCATGGTCGGCGCGCACAGGCGGATTCCTGAGCAGGCCGTCATGTCAAAGTTCGTGAACACGCGCGACCCGCGCAGCGATGGCAAGCAGCAGTCCTTGTGGCTGCACGCAGCGTTGATCCCAAAGTTGGTGCACACCCCTGATGCGGTTCTCGGAATTGCGCGACGCAACCTGGACAAGCAGCGGGAGCGTGGATCTGCTCGTAGCACGGCCTACATTCGCGAATGGGAGTCCATTCTGGATGCGGGGGTCGGACGGGTGATCGAGGCGTTTTTGGACCCGTCAGATCATGGGGCGACCTTGCGATCCTGCACGCCATTCACGGGCGTGCTGAGTCAGGACGAGGTGCGGACCATCAAGAAGGCGTACCGCGAATTGCGGGATTCGGCGCAAGTGGTGTGA
- a CDS encoding DUF732 domain-containing protein — MAAVSAAALLGQIGLPPPPASADCVLSAQDQHYIALLAHRQIGAASGNTDCDVAAQGRQIANDVRVADNPPLRASTIADDVYYRTNLTVEQAAFEVAAAIYVYAPDMVWVVKDTAL; from the coding sequence TTGGCTGCCGTATCTGCGGCCGCGCTGCTGGGCCAAATCGGGCTGCCGCCGCCGCCTGCATCGGCGGACTGCGTCTTGAGCGCGCAGGATCAGCACTACATCGCACTGCTGGCACACCGGCAGATCGGCGCGGCTTCCGGGAACACCGACTGTGACGTGGCAGCACAGGGCCGGCAAATCGCCAATGACGTTCGCGTGGCAGACAACCCACCATTGCGGGCGTCGACCATCGCCGATGACGTGTACTATCGGACGAACTTGACCGTTGAGCAGGCTGCGTTCGAGGTCGCGGCAGCGATCTACGTCTACGCACCGGATATGGTCTGGGTTGTCAAAGACACAGCGTTGTGA
- a CDS encoding carboxymuconolactone decarboxylase family protein has translation MAAEAPVGDGLARLIAWSPGDGRMASLVRRLCARTLSLPAVPSEVAVDEPASEAERAVAEFAEQFSVDVSQISAEQRSGLLEQLGDNAFGAVVSIFIADFVPRVRAGLEALGAGSQYLGWVRQPVRWNHAATEGPGVLFNDLLPAVARMRALDPVTSELVRLRGAAAHNCRLCRSLREGTALDAGGSDTLYDEIERFETSVLLADRAKAALRYTDALIWTPAHLAADVAAEVRSRFADAEAIELTFDIMRNASNKIAVSLGADAPRVKQGTERYLIGADGQTVFG, from the coding sequence ATGGCGGCGGAGGCACCGGTTGGTGACGGCCTGGCCCGGTTGATTGCGTGGTCCCCGGGCGACGGGCGGATGGCGAGCCTGGTCCGGCGACTATGTGCCCGGACGTTGTCGCTGCCCGCCGTGCCTTCCGAGGTGGCCGTCGATGAGCCGGCGTCGGAGGCAGAACGTGCCGTTGCCGAGTTCGCCGAACAATTCAGCGTCGACGTGTCGCAGATCAGCGCCGAGCAGCGATCGGGTTTGCTTGAGCAGTTGGGGGACAATGCGTTTGGGGCTGTCGTATCGATCTTCATCGCCGACTTCGTGCCGCGGGTGCGCGCGGGTCTGGAAGCTCTGGGCGCCGGCTCGCAGTACCTGGGATGGGTGCGGCAGCCGGTCAGGTGGAACCACGCGGCGACCGAGGGGCCCGGCGTTTTGTTCAACGACTTGTTGCCCGCCGTGGCCCGGATGCGCGCACTCGATCCCGTCACCTCCGAGCTGGTCCGGCTACGGGGCGCGGCTGCGCACAACTGCCGGCTATGCAGGTCGCTGCGTGAGGGCACCGCCCTGGATGCCGGTGGTTCGGACACGCTGTACGACGAGATCGAGCGCTTCGAGACCTCGGTTCTGCTAGCAGATCGCGCAAAAGCCGCCCTGCGGTATACGGATGCGTTAATTTGGACGCCTGCGCACCTCGCCGCCGACGTCGCCGCCGAGGTGCGCTCAAGGTTCGCCGACGCGGAGGCCATCGAGCTGACCTTTGACATCATGCGTAACGCCAGCAACAAGATTGCCGTGTCGCTGGGCGCTGACGCGCCGAGGGTGAAGCAGGGCACTGAGCGGTACCTGATCGGGGCCGACGGTCAGACGGTGTTCGGCTGA
- a CDS encoding TPM domain-containing protein: protein MRMVRLIGAVLVTILAGLLPATPAGALPPSKLTDHITDNTGALTDSGRAAVSSAIDRLYRDRRIQLWVVYVDNFSRFKPDNWAERTRIASAMGDQDALLAVATNTKLYVLALPPKMQVLTADELNSLRSNNIEPAVTARDWSGAAVAAAEGLNKAPNSAKWAWQPIAIAVALVVLVVLVVLVVVVVVVVALVVVVLYRRRHRRLDRGDVHANIEVPEQNLVQALARADARLRQISDYVARHRASIGAEARTRLEEAKRHLAAAHGKEATNESEAIAYANRASALAAEAQTLANADVLGHR from the coding sequence ATGCGCATGGTCCGCCTCATCGGTGCCGTCCTCGTGACGATCCTTGCGGGGTTACTGCCGGCAACACCCGCTGGGGCGCTCCCGCCGTCCAAGCTCACCGATCACATCACCGACAACACCGGCGCGTTGACCGATTCCGGCCGGGCGGCGGTCAGTTCGGCAATCGACCGGCTTTACCGCGACCGGCGCATCCAGCTGTGGGTGGTCTACGTCGACAACTTCTCCCGGTTCAAACCCGACAACTGGGCCGAGCGAACCCGCATCGCCAGTGCGATGGGCGACCAGGACGCGCTGCTGGCGGTGGCCACGAACACCAAGTTGTATGTTCTCGCCCTGCCGCCGAAGATGCAGGTGCTCACCGCAGACGAGCTGAACAGCTTGCGCAGCAACAATATTGAACCGGCGGTGACCGCCAGGGACTGGAGCGGTGCCGCGGTCGCTGCGGCCGAAGGATTGAACAAGGCGCCGAACTCCGCGAAATGGGCGTGGCAGCCGATCGCGATCGCGGTGGCCCTGGTCGTCCTAGTCGTCCTAGTCGTCCTAGTCGTCGTAGTCGTCGTAGTCGTAGCCCTGGTGGTTGTGGTGCTCTATCGCAGGCGCCACCGGCGGCTGGACCGCGGTGATGTCCACGCGAACATTGAAGTACCCGAGCAAAACTTGGTGCAGGCGCTGGCCCGGGCGGACGCCAGATTGCGCCAAATTTCCGACTACGTCGCACGGCATCGCGCAAGCATCGGCGCTGAGGCCCGGACCCGACTCGAAGAGGCGAAACGGCATCTGGCAGCGGCGCACGGCAAGGAGGCAACCAACGAGTCCGAGGCCATTGCGTATGCCAACCGGGCTTCGGCGCTGGCCGCTGAGGCGCAAACACTGGCAAATGCCGACGTGCTGGGACACCGCTGA
- a CDS encoding TldD/PmbA family protein has protein sequence MITAQHVVNIVLTEAAQRGRADETMVLVVDRTEATLRWASNSMTTNGLSTSRNVTVISIVRQGDNAFVGAVESGEVDPSVLPGLVAASQDAARSAPEAGDVAPLLADAGIPVDWDAPVSRTGVEAFADVAASLSREFGGSDRLYGYAHHSLSTIFLASSTGLRRRYTQPAGAVEINVKRGDASAWAGVGAPDFAGVPIDVLLDQLSTRLGWAQRRVELPSGRYETIMPPSTVADMMLYLSWSMAGRGAQEGRTALSAPGGGTRVGERLTELPLTLFSDPMAPGLACRPFVAVSNSSETVSVFDNGMDVGHVDWIRDGVINALAYPRATAAKYDAPVAVAAENLLMTGGSAGLAEMIAATERGLLLTTLWYIREVDPTTMLLTGLTRDGVYLIEDGTVTAAVNNFRFNESPLDLLRRATEAGVSEVTLPREWANWATRAAMPSLRIPDFHMSSVSQAQ, from the coding sequence ATGATCACTGCGCAGCATGTCGTCAACATCGTCTTGACGGAAGCGGCACAGCGTGGCCGCGCCGACGAGACCATGGTGCTCGTCGTCGACCGAACCGAGGCGACGTTGCGGTGGGCGAGCAATTCCATGACCACCAACGGGCTTTCGACCAGCCGCAACGTGACCGTTATTTCGATTGTCCGCCAAGGTGATAACGCGTTCGTCGGCGCGGTGGAGTCCGGTGAGGTCGACCCATCGGTGTTGCCCGGGCTGGTGGCCGCGTCGCAGGACGCGGCCCGTTCTGCCCCCGAAGCCGGTGACGTCGCACCCCTGCTGGCCGATGCCGGGATTCCCGTCGACTGGGACGCGCCGGTTTCCCGCACCGGTGTCGAGGCATTCGCCGATGTCGCGGCTTCGCTGAGCCGCGAGTTCGGGGGTAGCGACCGGCTGTACGGCTATGCGCACCACAGCCTTTCGACGATATTCCTGGCGTCGTCGACCGGTTTGCGGCGGCGCTACACGCAACCGGCCGGCGCGGTGGAGATCAACGTCAAACGCGGCGACGCCAGTGCCTGGGCGGGCGTGGGGGCTCCCGATTTCGCCGGTGTGCCCATCGATGTGCTGCTCGATCAGCTGTCGACCCGGCTGGGGTGGGCGCAACGCCGGGTTGAGCTTCCCTCGGGACGTTACGAGACGATCATGCCGCCGTCGACGGTGGCCGACATGATGCTGTACCTGTCGTGGTCGATGGCCGGCCGCGGGGCACAGGAGGGCCGCACCGCGCTGTCTGCCCCCGGCGGCGGGACCAGGGTAGGGGAGCGGCTCACCGAACTGCCGCTGACACTGTTCTCCGACCCGATGGCGCCGGGCCTGGCGTGCAGGCCGTTCGTCGCGGTGAGCAACTCGTCGGAGACGGTGTCGGTGTTCGACAACGGCATGGACGTCGGCCATGTGGACTGGATCCGCGATGGGGTGATCAACGCGTTGGCCTATCCGCGGGCCACGGCCGCCAAGTACGACGCCCCGGTTGCCGTGGCGGCCGAGAACCTGCTGATGACGGGCGGTTCGGCTGGTCTGGCGGAGATGATCGCGGCCACCGAGCGCGGTCTGCTGCTGACCACGTTGTGGTACATCCGCGAGGTCGACCCGACCACGATGTTGCTCACCGGGCTGACCCGCGACGGGGTCTACCTCATCGAAGACGGCACGGTGACGGCCGCGGTCAACAACTTCCGGTTCAACGAAAGCCCGCTGGACCTGCTGCGACGCGCCACCGAGGCCGGTGTCAGCGAGGTCACGCTGCCCCGGGAATGGGCGAATTGGGCCACCCGGGCGGCGATGCCGTCGCTGCGGATACCGGACTTCCACATGTCGTCGGTCAGCCAGGCGCAATAG
- a CDS encoding helix-turn-helix domain-containing protein codes for MTEQASWTLDELVRRVAVSLADPAYPGAPNGRVRELPDRRAVRWYTTAGLVDPPARQGRTAVYRPRHLLQLVAVKRLQAQGYSLAEIQGELAGATDETLRKVAAVPDAVIAEPEPASVELPAPARRSRFWAAPPTPAPATEPAAHGADTVTTLAAVHLPGGALLVLPGAPDEDDIDAIHTAARPLLELLAERDLLSGPPLNERSPS; via the coding sequence ATGACCGAACAGGCGTCCTGGACGCTGGACGAGCTGGTGCGACGGGTCGCCGTCAGCCTGGCCGATCCCGCGTATCCGGGAGCCCCCAACGGGCGGGTCCGGGAGCTACCCGACCGGCGGGCGGTGCGGTGGTATACGACGGCCGGACTCGTGGACCCGCCGGCCAGGCAGGGCCGCACCGCGGTCTACCGCCCCCGGCACCTGCTACAGCTTGTCGCCGTCAAACGCCTTCAGGCGCAGGGCTATTCGCTCGCCGAGATCCAGGGCGAACTGGCCGGAGCGACGGACGAAACACTGCGAAAGGTCGCCGCCGTCCCCGACGCTGTCATCGCCGAGCCGGAGCCTGCATCCGTCGAGCTGCCGGCACCCGCGCGCCGGAGCCGCTTCTGGGCCGCCCCGCCCACACCTGCGCCGGCTACCGAACCAGCGGCTCACGGCGCTGACACTGTCACCACATTGGCGGCCGTTCACCTACCCGGCGGGGCACTGTTGGTACTGCCGGGCGCACCCGACGAAGACGACATCGACGCGATCCACACCGCCGCTCGGCCACTGCTCGAACTACTGGCCGAACGTGACTTGCTGTCCGGCCCGCCCCTCAATGAACGGAGCCCATCATGA
- a CDS encoding alpha-L-fucosidase, producing the protein MTDYEPTKESLATHPVPEWFENAKFGIFIHWGLYSVPGWAPLEADTQELMATKGPAYWLKYNPYAEWYQNTIGIPGSPSQRHHVETYGPDFTYDDFKPIFNKAVKQFDPDSWAAFFEQANARYVVLTTKHHDGFTMWPSRHPNPHKESWHADRDLVGDLTSAVRDRGIKMGLYYSGGFDWTFDPTIITDLPGLASSLVQTDEYAQYADNHIRELVNRYQPSVLWNDIGYPPQSKLAELFAHYYNQVPDGVINDRWAQLQLPKVPGVEPLVMGGLGLAGVLWRFLPDRVRVLDFPTGFHYDFRTPEYAQYDEIKPYKWESTRGVGNSFGNNRQEGPDEMLTLTDLARSFADLVSKNGNLLLGIGPYPDGTIPELQAQLLADFGAWLDVTGEAYFDTRPWTIPQATATDGTPLRFTQTDDALYVTFLQAPGERRVGLHRLLGASETTVQLLGGGTLQHECAGDRINVTFPDALDVWPAYALKVTPPPTLAN; encoded by the coding sequence ATGACCGACTATGAACCGACCAAGGAGTCGCTCGCGACGCATCCGGTGCCCGAGTGGTTCGAGAACGCAAAGTTCGGGATCTTCATCCACTGGGGTTTGTACTCGGTGCCCGGCTGGGCTCCGCTCGAGGCCGACACCCAGGAGCTGATGGCCACCAAGGGACCCGCGTATTGGCTGAAATACAACCCGTATGCCGAGTGGTATCAGAACACCATCGGAATCCCGGGCAGCCCGTCACAGCGGCACCACGTCGAAACCTATGGCCCCGACTTCACGTACGACGACTTCAAGCCGATATTCAACAAAGCGGTGAAGCAATTCGATCCCGACTCCTGGGCCGCATTCTTCGAGCAAGCGAACGCGCGCTACGTGGTGCTCACCACCAAACACCATGACGGGTTTACGATGTGGCCCAGCCGGCACCCCAACCCGCACAAGGAATCCTGGCATGCCGACCGCGACCTGGTCGGCGACCTGACCAGCGCGGTCCGCGACCGCGGCATAAAAATGGGTCTGTACTACTCGGGTGGGTTCGACTGGACGTTCGACCCGACGATCATCACCGACCTCCCGGGACTGGCGAGCTCACTCGTCCAGACCGACGAGTACGCGCAATACGCGGACAACCACATTCGTGAGCTCGTTAACCGCTACCAGCCGTCAGTGCTGTGGAACGATATCGGCTACCCGCCCCAGTCCAAACTCGCTGAGCTGTTCGCGCATTACTACAACCAGGTGCCCGACGGAGTCATCAACGACCGCTGGGCCCAGCTTCAGCTGCCGAAAGTCCCCGGTGTCGAACCCCTGGTCATGGGAGGTCTCGGGCTGGCCGGTGTCCTGTGGAGGTTCCTGCCCGACCGGGTACGGGTGCTGGACTTCCCGACCGGTTTCCACTACGACTTCCGCACCCCGGAATACGCCCAATACGACGAGATCAAACCCTACAAATGGGAATCGACCCGCGGCGTGGGGAACTCATTTGGCAACAACCGCCAAGAGGGTCCCGACGAGATGCTCACCCTCACCGATCTGGCCCGCAGCTTCGCCGACCTGGTCAGCAAGAACGGCAATCTGCTGCTTGGCATCGGACCCTACCCCGACGGGACGATCCCGGAGCTGCAAGCGCAGCTGCTCGCCGATTTCGGCGCATGGCTCGACGTGACCGGCGAAGCCTACTTCGACACCCGCCCCTGGACGATCCCCCAAGCCACCGCCACCGACGGCACCCCGCTGCGCTTCACCCAGACGGATGACGCCCTGTACGTGACGTTTCTCCAGGCCCCGGGGGAACGCCGCGTCGGGCTGCACCGCCTATTGGGGGCCTCGGAGACCACCGTCCAGTTGCTTGGTGGCGGCACACTGCAACACGAATGCGCCGGCGATCGCATCAACGTCACGTTCCCCGACGCGTTGGACGTCTGGCCGGCCTACGCGCTCAAGGTCACACCACCGCCCACCCTCGCGAACTGA
- a CDS encoding cation-translocating P-type ATPase translates to MADVLPPGLTTAEATARRTKDGANRLPAARRPSVIRRLLGELTHFFALLLWAAALLAFIAKLPQLSIAIIAVIVLNGVFAMIQQARADRAADRLQQMLPTRITVWRDGRRQVVAAEDVVVDDILLLESGDRVPADAVVLAENRLLVDSSMLTGESVAGAVAEGDALFAGTFVVEGDTCARVTAIGQHTRLAGIARLTTSTTKPDTPLTRGLRGVVRLTAAIAVSVGVVFLLISMLVGNPVEQAFVFAIGVTVALVPEALLPTVTLSLAWGSEQMAKRQILVRNLEAVETLGSTTFICTDKTGTLTRNQMTVVDAWTPAGSLTVDGAGYGPTATLAWSSPTAENPVRELALAAERCSTGYAEEAQGNWRAHGDPMEAALDTLARRLGFDTDADRRTMTAELRFPFDPRLRRMAVVLADEIIVKGAPDTVLPLCGDDPGAHRAVDALTDRGLRVLAVAASPRNGRTPRSQEDCDQGARLVGLVALQDPPRDEVSESLQACRRAGVKVAMVTGDHPATATAIADQVGLRFPNSPVLSGADLPDDEQHLAALLDRDGVVIARVSPEDKLRIARAVRSRGHVVAMTGDGVNDAPALHEADIGVAMGESGTDVAREAADLVLLDDSFTGIVAGIEQGRATFVNIRRFLTYHLTDNVAELAPFLVWALSGGLFPLALGVLQIIALDIGTDTLSAVALGAEPPAQHLLEGPPVRGRLMNHTVLRRAFGLLGPLEAVLSLAAFLVSMLALGWRPADPFPTGHALAAASGAAFITVVFAQTANVFACRSSSRWPGALGWTSNRLLVPAALIGLTLSLVELWVPPVARLLGQWNPPLWGWVVALSSMPILLAVDALDKHLRARHRRRSASSGSPEVAARKVLSVKVF, encoded by the coding sequence ATGGCCGATGTCCTGCCACCTGGGCTGACGACGGCCGAGGCCACCGCACGCCGAACCAAGGACGGCGCCAACCGGCTCCCCGCGGCCCGGCGGCCGTCGGTAATCCGTCGCCTGCTCGGCGAGCTGACTCACTTCTTCGCCCTGTTGCTCTGGGCGGCGGCGTTGCTCGCCTTCATTGCCAAGCTCCCCCAACTAAGCATCGCCATCATCGCCGTGATCGTGCTCAACGGCGTCTTCGCCATGATTCAGCAAGCACGGGCCGACCGCGCCGCCGACCGGCTGCAACAGATGCTGCCGACGCGCATCACGGTGTGGCGCGACGGACGCCGGCAGGTCGTCGCCGCCGAGGACGTGGTGGTCGACGACATCCTTCTGCTGGAAAGCGGCGACCGGGTGCCCGCCGACGCCGTGGTGCTCGCCGAGAACCGGTTGCTGGTCGACTCCTCCATGCTGACCGGCGAGAGCGTGGCGGGCGCCGTGGCCGAGGGCGACGCGCTGTTCGCCGGAACCTTTGTCGTCGAGGGCGATACGTGTGCCCGGGTCACCGCGATCGGCCAGCACACACGGCTGGCCGGCATCGCCCGGCTGACAACGTCGACAACCAAACCCGACACGCCCCTGACCCGCGGCCTGCGTGGCGTGGTCCGCCTCACCGCGGCCATCGCGGTCAGCGTCGGCGTGGTCTTCCTGCTGATCTCGATGCTCGTGGGCAACCCCGTCGAGCAGGCCTTCGTGTTTGCGATCGGGGTCACCGTCGCCCTGGTCCCCGAGGCGCTGCTGCCGACGGTGACGCTGTCGCTGGCCTGGGGCTCCGAGCAGATGGCCAAACGCCAGATCCTGGTCCGCAACCTCGAGGCCGTCGAGACGCTCGGCTCGACGACGTTCATCTGTACCGACAAGACCGGCACCCTCACCCGCAACCAGATGACCGTCGTGGATGCGTGGACACCCGCGGGCTCGTTGACCGTCGACGGCGCCGGCTACGGGCCGACGGCCACACTGGCCTGGTCCTCCCCTACCGCAGAAAACCCCGTCCGCGAGCTCGCCCTGGCCGCCGAGCGCTGTTCCACCGGATACGCCGAAGAGGCCCAAGGTAATTGGCGCGCGCACGGCGACCCCATGGAAGCGGCCCTGGACACCCTGGCCCGGCGGCTGGGCTTCGACACGGACGCGGACCGTCGCACCATGACGGCTGAGTTGCGGTTCCCCTTCGACCCCCGGCTGCGCCGGATGGCCGTGGTGTTGGCCGACGAGATCATCGTCAAGGGGGCACCCGACACGGTGCTTCCGCTCTGCGGTGACGACCCGGGGGCCCACCGGGCAGTCGATGCCCTCACCGACCGTGGGCTGCGGGTGCTCGCCGTCGCCGCCAGCCCGCGCAACGGTCGCACGCCGCGCAGCCAAGAGGACTGCGATCAGGGCGCCCGCCTGGTGGGCCTGGTGGCACTGCAGGATCCGCCGCGTGACGAGGTCTCCGAGTCGCTGCAGGCCTGCCGGCGGGCCGGTGTGAAGGTGGCGATGGTGACCGGCGACCATCCGGCCACCGCCACCGCCATCGCCGACCAGGTGGGGCTGCGCTTCCCCAACTCGCCGGTGCTCTCGGGGGCGGACCTGCCCGACGACGAGCAGCATTTGGCCGCTTTGCTCGACCGCGACGGGGTGGTGATCGCCCGGGTCTCCCCGGAGGACAAACTTCGGATCGCCCGTGCGGTGCGCTCCCGGGGCCACGTGGTGGCGATGACGGGAGACGGAGTGAACGACGCCCCGGCGCTGCACGAGGCCGACATCGGCGTGGCGATGGGCGAATCCGGCACCGACGTCGCCCGCGAGGCCGCCGACCTGGTGCTACTCGACGACTCCTTCACCGGCATCGTGGCCGGTATCGAGCAGGGGCGCGCGACATTCGTCAACATCCGCCGGTTCCTGACCTACCACCTGACCGACAACGTCGCCGAGCTGGCGCCGTTTCTCGTCTGGGCACTCTCGGGCGGCCTGTTCCCGCTGGCACTCGGGGTCTTGCAGATCATCGCGCTCGACATCGGCACCGACACCTTGTCGGCGGTCGCGCTGGGGGCCGAGCCGCCGGCGCAGCACCTGCTCGAAGGTCCCCCGGTGCGTGGCCGGTTGATGAACCACACCGTGCTGCGCCGAGCCTTCGGACTGCTGGGGCCACTCGAGGCAGTCCTGTCCCTGGCCGCCTTCCTGGTGTCCATGCTGGCGCTGGGCTGGCGTCCGGCCGACCCGTTCCCCACCGGGCACGCCTTGGCGGCCGCATCCGGCGCGGCATTCATCACGGTGGTCTTCGCCCAGACGGCGAACGTCTTCGCCTGCCGGTCCTCGTCGCGTTGGCCCGGGGCGCTGGGCTGGACCAGCAACCGGCTCCTGGTGCCGGCGGCGCTCATCGGTCTGACCTTGTCGTTGGTCGAGTTGTGGGTGCCGCCGGTCGCCAGGTTGCTCGGCCAGTGGAACCCGCCCCTGTGGGGCTGGGTCGTCGCGCTCAGCTCGATGCCGATCCTGCTCGCTGTCGACGCGCTCGACAAGCACCTGCGAGCGCGTCACCGCCGCCGCTCGGCAAGCAGCGGATCACCTGAGGTAGCCGCTCGAAAAGTGTTGAGCGTCAAGGTTTTCTGA
- a CDS encoding DUF389 domain-containing protein has product MLHLRVISPTESSDSVLQVLRREVGVTHIVVHRDAALDPRGDEITADIARECANDVIDELKALGLKRRGAITLDVVDTVVSTAAYRAEKEADGDPADAVIWDELAERTREESTLNATYLTFLTLACLIAAVGVVTDSPVTVVGAMVVGPEFGPLAALAVAFVRRRGYLARRAALALVVGFPLAMLVTAIGVLGGEAVGWIKLGNTRQLEQVDFIFQVGPLSFVVALFAGAAGMLSLVSAKSSALVGVFISVTTVPAAGFAVVAATVGDWQVARQSAVQLGVNLAGIVLAGVLVLWVHLRTGSRRRGPALNA; this is encoded by the coding sequence ATGCTTCATCTGCGGGTGATTTCGCCGACTGAGTCGAGCGATTCGGTGCTCCAGGTCCTTCGCCGCGAGGTGGGGGTGACCCACATCGTCGTGCACCGGGATGCGGCACTAGATCCGCGGGGCGACGAGATCACCGCCGACATCGCGCGCGAATGCGCCAACGACGTCATCGACGAGCTCAAGGCACTCGGGCTCAAACGGCGGGGAGCGATCACCCTCGACGTGGTCGACACGGTGGTGTCCACGGCGGCATACCGCGCCGAGAAAGAGGCCGACGGCGATCCCGCCGACGCGGTGATCTGGGACGAATTGGCCGAGCGAACCCGGGAAGAGTCCACGCTCAACGCCACCTACCTGACGTTTCTGACGCTGGCCTGTCTCATCGCGGCGGTCGGGGTCGTGACGGATTCCCCGGTCACGGTTGTCGGCGCGATGGTGGTGGGCCCGGAGTTCGGGCCGCTTGCCGCGCTCGCGGTCGCTTTCGTGCGGCGGCGCGGCTACCTCGCCCGGCGGGCGGCGCTGGCGCTGGTCGTCGGTTTCCCGTTGGCGATGTTGGTCACGGCGATCGGCGTGCTCGGCGGTGAGGCCGTGGGCTGGATCAAGCTGGGCAACACCCGACAGCTCGAACAGGTGGACTTCATCTTTCAGGTCGGTCCGCTGTCGTTCGTGGTCGCACTGTTCGCCGGCGCAGCCGGGATGCTATCGCTGGTGTCCGCGAAATCCTCCGCGCTGGTCGGGGTGTTCATTTCGGTGACCACGGTCCCAGCCGCCGGATTCGCGGTGGTCGCCGCCACCGTGGGCGACTGGCAGGTCGCCCGACAGTCCGCGGTACAACTCGGGGTGAACCTGGCTGGGATCGTGCTGGCAGGGGTCCTGGTGCTGTGGGTCCATCTCCGTACCGGCTCACGCCGGCGGGGGCCAGCGCTGAACGCGTGA